A window of the Gossypium arboreum isolate Shixiya-1 chromosome 2, ASM2569848v2, whole genome shotgun sequence genome harbors these coding sequences:
- the LOC108467164 gene encoding 26S proteasome non-ATPase regulatory subunit 7 homolog A isoform X1, which produces MDVIKTQQISSRPIEKVIVHPLVLLSIVDNYNRVAKDTRKRVVGVLLGSSFKGTVDVSNSYAVPFEEDEKDPSIWFLDHNYHESMFSMFKRINAKEHVVGWYSTGPKLRENDLDIHRLFHNYVPNPVLVIIDVQPKELGIPTKAYYDVEEVKENATQKSQKIFVHVPSEIAAHEVEEIGVEHLLRDVKDTTISTLATEVTGKLTALKGLDARLKEIRSYLDLVIDEKLPLNHEILYHLQDVFNLLPNLNVNDLIKAFAVKTNDMMLVIYLSSLIRSVIALHNLINNKMLNKEHEKAEDAKPTTVQATS; this is translated from the exons ATGGATGTAATTAAAACCCAGCAAATTTCATCTCGACCCATAGAGAAGGTAAtagttcatcctttggttcttttAAGTATCGTCGATAACTACAATCGCGTCGCTAAAGACACGCGCAAGCGCGTCGTCGGAGTCCTCCTTGGTTCTTCCTTCAAAGGCACCGTCGATGTCTCCAACAGCTACGCAG TGCCTTTCGAGGAAGATGAGAAGGACCCGAGCATATGGTTTCTCGACCACAACTACCATGAATCAATGTTTTCGATGTTCAAGAGGATTAATG CCAAGGAGCATGTTGTTGGTTGGTATAGTACCGGCCCAAAGTTGCGGGAAAATGACCTAGACATTCATAGATTGTTCCACAA CTATGTCCCGAATCCTGTCTTGGTCATCATCGATGTCCAACCTAAGGAGTTGGGTATCCCTACTAAGGCCTACTATGATGTTGAAGAGGTTAAGGAG AATGCCACTCAAAAGAGCCAAAAGATTTTCGTTCATGTTCCTTCAGAAATTGCTGCTCATGAAGTTGAAGAGATCG GAGTTGAGCACTTGCTAAGGGATGTAAAAGATACAACCATTAGTACACTCGCAACTGAG GTAACTGGAAAACTCACAGCTTTGAAGGGTTTAGATGCAAGGTTAAAAGAGATACGTTCTTACCTTGACCTTGTTATCGATGAGAAGCTTCCACTGAATCATGAAATACTGTACCATTTACAG GATGTGTTCAACTTGCTGCCAAACCTAAACGTAAATGACCTAATCAAGGCTTTTGCAG TAAAAACCAATGATATGATGTTGGTTATATATCTGTCATCTCTCATCCGAAGTGTCATTGCGCTCCATAATTTGATCAATAACAAG ATGTTAAACAAAGAACATGAGAAGGCTGAAGATGCTAAGCCAACAACTGTCCAGGCTACGAGTTGA
- the LOC108467164 gene encoding 26S proteasome non-ATPase regulatory subunit 7 homolog A isoform X2, translated as MDVIKTQQISSRPIEKVIVHPLVLLSIVDNYNRVAKDTRKRVVGVLLGSSFKGTVDVSNSYAVPFEEDEKDPSIWFLDHNYHESMFSMFKRINAKEHVVGWYSTGPKLRENDLDIHRLFHNYVPNPVLVIIDVQPKELGIPTKAYYDVEEVKENATQKSQKIFVHVPSEIAAHEVEEIGVEHLLRDVKDTTISTLATEDVFNLLPNLNVNDLIKAFAVKTNDMMLVIYLSSLIRSVIALHNLINNKMLNKEHEKAEDAKPTTVQATS; from the exons ATGGATGTAATTAAAACCCAGCAAATTTCATCTCGACCCATAGAGAAGGTAAtagttcatcctttggttcttttAAGTATCGTCGATAACTACAATCGCGTCGCTAAAGACACGCGCAAGCGCGTCGTCGGAGTCCTCCTTGGTTCTTCCTTCAAAGGCACCGTCGATGTCTCCAACAGCTACGCAG TGCCTTTCGAGGAAGATGAGAAGGACCCGAGCATATGGTTTCTCGACCACAACTACCATGAATCAATGTTTTCGATGTTCAAGAGGATTAATG CCAAGGAGCATGTTGTTGGTTGGTATAGTACCGGCCCAAAGTTGCGGGAAAATGACCTAGACATTCATAGATTGTTCCACAA CTATGTCCCGAATCCTGTCTTGGTCATCATCGATGTCCAACCTAAGGAGTTGGGTATCCCTACTAAGGCCTACTATGATGTTGAAGAGGTTAAGGAG AATGCCACTCAAAAGAGCCAAAAGATTTTCGTTCATGTTCCTTCAGAAATTGCTGCTCATGAAGTTGAAGAGATCG GAGTTGAGCACTTGCTAAGGGATGTAAAAGATACAACCATTAGTACACTCGCAACTGAG GATGTGTTCAACTTGCTGCCAAACCTAAACGTAAATGACCTAATCAAGGCTTTTGCAG TAAAAACCAATGATATGATGTTGGTTATATATCTGTCATCTCTCATCCGAAGTGTCATTGCGCTCCATAATTTGATCAATAACAAG ATGTTAAACAAAGAACATGAGAAGGCTGAAGATGCTAAGCCAACAACTGTCCAGGCTACGAGTTGA